The genomic region AGTTCGCAAGAAGATGAACGCGGAGAAAGACCGGTATCGGCGCAAACAAGTTCCTGCCGTCGTACTCGATATCCCATTGCTTTTCGAAAGCCGGTTGACGAAGACCGTGGACAAGGTGCTGCTCGTTTATGTCGACGAAGTCGTACAGTTAAAAAGACTGCGGAAGCGTGACGGCTCGACGGAAGAAGAGGCGCTGAGCCGCATTCGCGCGCAAATTCCGCTGCGTGATAAAAAAAAGTTGGCCGATGCTGTCATTGACAATAACGGCACGGTTGAGGAAACGAAATCCCAATTGATCGAAATCTTGAGATCCTGGAATCTTCGGGCCTAGCGGTTCGGGGATTTTTTTTTTCGGGAAAAAGGTTGTTCACGCTTTTCTTCTTGTTGAAATATGTTATACTAATTACGAATTAATCGGATATTAGTGTGACATATATGGTGAAGGGAGATTGGCCATGCAGGCGAAAACGGCAATAAACGGTTTCGGAAGAATAGGAAGAATGGTCTTACGCAAAGCCATGACCGATCACAGATTGGACGTCGTTGCGATCAACGCGAGATATCCTTCGGATACGTTGGCGCACCTCGTAAAGTATGACAGCATCCACGGCCCTTATAACGGTGAAGTAAGAGCGGAAGAGGATGCCTTGATCATTGACGGTAAACGGATTCGCATCGTCAATTCCCGCGACCCGGAACAGTTGCCGTGGAGGGAACTTGGCGTACATCTGGTAATTGAAGCGACCGGAAAATTCCGCGATCGTGAAGCGGCCGCCGGCCATTTGCGGGCGGGTGCCGAAAAGGTGATCATTACGGCTCCAGGTAAACAGGAAGACGTAACGATCGTCATGGGCGTTAATGAAAATGAATACGACAATCAAAAACATGCCGTCATTTCCAATGCTTCTTGCACGACGAATTGTCTTGCGCCGATCGTGAAAGTGCTCGATGATCGTTTCGGCATCGAAAACGGGATGATGACGACTGTTCATTCTTATACGAACGACCAGAAAAACATCGACAACCCGCATAAAGATTTGCGCAGGGCGCGGGCTTGCGGACAATCGATCATCCCGACGACGACTGGAGCGGCTCAGGCGATCTCGAAAGTATTGCCTCATCTCGAAGGAAAGCTGACCGGCATGGCGCTCAGAATTCCGACTCCGAACGTTTCGCTCATTGACCTTGTCGTGGATTTGAAACAAACCGCAAGTGCGGAACAAATCAACCGCGAGTTCAGAAAAGCTTCGACAGGCCCGTTAAAAGGGATACTCGGGTATACAGACGAACCGCTTGTTTCGATCGACTTCAATGGCGATGAACGTTCATCGATCATTGACGCATTGTCGACGCAAGTGATTGGTGAACGGAAAGTGAAAGTGCTCGCTTGGTACGACAATGAGTGGGGGTATTCTTGCCGGGTGGTGGACCTCGCCGGATTCATCGCCGGCCATATTGCCGCCAAAGTGAAAGTGCACGCCTCTTAAACGATTGCAGTCGGTCCTCCGAACCTTTATACTTACGGTATAAAATAGAATCGAAGGTAACGGGGGAAAGGCATGGAGGTTTTCGGTACGCATGTTATCGCCGAACTGTGGAATTGCGACGAAGACAAATTAAACGACATCGGTTTCGTTGAACGAACGATGGTGCAAGCGGCGTTGAAAGCAGGTGCCGAGGTGCGGGAAGTGACGTTTCACAAATTCGCCCCGCAAGGCGTAAGCGGTGTCGTCATTATATCCGAATCCCATTTGACGATACACAGTTTTCCCGAGCACGGGTATGCGAGCATCGACGTTTATACGTGCGGGGAGAAAGTATCTCCGCATGCGGCCATCGATTTCATCGCAGAGGCATTGGAATGTCAAGATACAGAGCGAACGGAGTTGAAACGCGGCGTAAGAAATACTTCTCCATCGCCATAATGGCAAATAATGAGAACGGCTGACCGTGCCGTTCTCATTTTTTCGTTGAATTCCGCCTGTAATCTTGATATCCTAAACTAGGAAAGTTGTCCTTGCGGCAATTAAGACAGGTGGGGGTACAGTGTCGGTTAAATCAAAGCTTTCGCAGCTTTTCAGCGGACATGTTGAAACGGCCGAACATCATGTGGAAGCTGAATTGCGCACGCACTACTATAAAACGACGAAAGACCGAATGATGAAAGAATTGAACCGTATTTTCAACGAGAACGAGAGATTTGAGGTCGTCGCACAGTCTGCCGAACGAGGGGAAATTACGGTCAACGTGCACGGAAAGAAGCTGTATTATTTGGTCGTATCCGTCATCATGGTTCGACCGTTTCGCACAGCCGTAGATTTTACGGTAACTGCAAAAAGAGGAATGGATTTCGGATTCGGCCGAAAGATCATGGCCTCCTTGTACGAATCGCTCGCCCGATCGTTTGAATATATCGGTACCGGCGAAAACTAGTAACGGGGTGGAAAGAGATGCGTTGTCCGAATTGCCAGCATACCGGCAGCAGGGTTCTTGATTCGCGTCACGTGAATGAAGGACAGACGATTCGCCGTCGCAGGGAATGCGAATCGTGCCATTTTCGGTTTACGACGTTTGAAACGGTGGAACAGTCGCCGCTCGTCGTCGTTAAGAAAGAAGGAATGCGTGAGGAGTTCAGCCGCGAAAAGGTGTTGCGCGGACTGATTCGCGCTTGTGAGAAACGCCCGGTTCCGCTCGAAGTACTGGAGAACATTGTCAGTGAAGTGGAAACGGAACTGCGCAACGACGGTCAATCTGAAGTGAAAAGCGCGGAAATCGGCGAAATGGTCATGAATCGCTTGGCAGAAGTGGACGAAGTCGCCTACGTTCGATTTGCTTCTGTCTATCGGCAATTCAAAGACATCAACGTGTTCATCCAAGAATTGAGAGAGCTGTTGAAACGCGCAAATTCGTAAGAAAAGGACTTCTCGAAAAGTCCTTTTCCGTTTCTGAAGCAAAGGGGATTGCGATGAGCGAGCATTGGAAGTCGATATTGCCCGTCGACCGGTACACGGTCCGCTTGAACGGTGTCCTTCACGATTTCGACAGGAAGGTATTGACGCGCTTATACCAGCCGTTGATGGGCGCGGGCGCTTATAGTTTGTACATGACGCTTTGGAGCGAAGTGAACGAAGACGAGCTTTGGGGAGCGCAAACGACGCACCACCAATTGATGGCCGTCATGCAGCTGAATCTTCGCTCGATTTTTTATGAACGAAAAAAGCTCGAGGGCTTGTCTTTGCTCAATACATTCGTGAAAGAAGATGAAGAAGGACGCAGCTACTTGTACGAATTGGAACCGCCGCTGGATCCCGAGCATTTTTTTAACAATGACGTTCTCTCCGTCTATTTATTCAATCGCATCGGGGAGCATAAATATCGGTCGTTGAAGAGACAGTTCACGGCTCCCGCGGCCAATTTCCGGCAGTATCGGAAAGTGACGGCGTCGTTTGACGAAGCGTTTCAATCGGTGAAGCATTCTGAGCTTGTCCCGACCCACGAAATTTCCGCTGCTATTCAACCGGACGGAGAAAGGGAATGGTTGAGCAGGAAAGGCGGCCAACATGTCTCCGTTTCAAGCGAAGCGTTCGATTTCGAAGAAATGATGACGCATTTGTCCGGGTTGATTGTGCCGAAGGAAGCGATCACTGAAACGGTAAAAGAGGCGGCAGCCAAGCTGGCGTTCGTCTACAACATTACCCCGATGGAAATGAGCAAAAGAATTGAACGAGCGTTTGTAGAAGGGGGAGGTGCGTTGGAGATCGAACGGCTTCGAAAAGAAGTCGAACAATGGTACGCTTTCGAGAACGACAATACCCTTCCTTCGCTGAGTTTCCGAACGCAGCCGCTCAACCATCAGACGATGGCGAACAAGGTACCTCAGACCGAAGAAGAGAAGATTATACGTGCGTTTGAAACGTATTCTCCCGCCGAACTGCTTGAGCAAATCGCCGGCGGCGCCAAACCTGCGCTTTCCGATTTGCGCATTGTCGAGAGCATCATGTTCGAGCAAAAGCTTCCGCCCGGTGTTGTTAATGTATTAATCGATTACGTGATGACGACAAACGATATGAAATTGAATCGCAATTACGTCGAAAAAATTGCCAGCCATTGGGCGCGGAAAAAAGTGAACACAGTGGAGCAAGCGATGGCTTTGGCGAGAAGCGAGCATCGAAAATACCAAGATTGGGTGCGGCAAAAACGGCCGTCAACAGGCGGTGCTTCACGCAAGCCGAAGCGTTCGGGGCCTTTGCCAAAATGGATGACAGAG from Bacillales bacterium harbors:
- the coaE gene encoding dephospho-CoA kinase (Dephospho-CoA kinase (CoaE) performs the final step in coenzyme A biosynthesis.), encoding MLEIGLTGGIASGKSTVSRMLEDLGFPVIDADHYAREVVEPGEAAYEKIVAHFGEGVLHSDGTVDRKQLGAVIFNNDMQRKALNAIVHPEVRKKMNAEKDRYRRKQVPAVVLDIPLLFESRLTKTVDKVLLVYVDEVVQLKRLRKRDGSTEEEALSRIRAQIPLRDKKKLADAVIDNNGTVEETKSQLIEILRSWNLRA
- a CDS encoding glyceraldehyde-3-phosphate dehydrogenase, giving the protein MQAKTAINGFGRIGRMVLRKAMTDHRLDVVAINARYPSDTLAHLVKYDSIHGPYNGEVRAEEDALIIDGKRIRIVNSRDPEQLPWRELGVHLVIEATGKFRDREAAAGHLRAGAEKVIITAPGKQEDVTIVMGVNENEYDNQKHAVISNASCTTNCLAPIVKVLDDRFGIENGMMTTVHSYTNDQKNIDNPHKDLRRARACGQSIIPTTTGAAQAISKVLPHLEGKLTGMALRIPTPNVSLIDLVVDLKQTASAEQINREFRKASTGPLKGILGYTDEPLVSIDFNGDERSSIIDALSTQVIGERKVKVLAWYDNEWGYSCRVVDLAGFIAGHIAAKVKVHAS
- the speD gene encoding adenosylmethionine decarboxylase; the encoded protein is MEVFGTHVIAELWNCDEDKLNDIGFVERTMVQAALKAGAEVREVTFHKFAPQGVSGVVIISESHLTIHSFPEHGYASIDVYTCGEKVSPHAAIDFIAEALECQDTERTELKRGVRNTSPSP
- a CDS encoding cytosolic protein, which gives rise to MSVKSKLSQLFSGHVETAEHHVEAELRTHYYKTTKDRMMKELNRIFNENERFEVVAQSAERGEITVNVHGKKLYYLVVSVIMVRPFRTAVDFTVTAKRGMDFGFGRKIMASLYESLARSFEYIGTGEN
- the nrdR gene encoding transcriptional regulator NrdR yields the protein MRCPNCQHTGSRVLDSRHVNEGQTIRRRRECESCHFRFTTFETVEQSPLVVVKKEGMREEFSREKVLRGLIRACEKRPVPLEVLENIVSEVETELRNDGQSEVKSAEIGEMVMNRLAEVDEVAYVRFASVYRQFKDINVFIQELRELLKRANS
- a CDS encoding replication initiation and membrane attachment family protein; amino-acid sequence: MSEHWKSILPVDRYTVRLNGVLHDFDRKVLTRLYQPLMGAGAYSLYMTLWSEVNEDELWGAQTTHHQLMAVMQLNLRSIFYERKKLEGLSLLNTFVKEDEEGRSYLYELEPPLDPEHFFNNDVLSVYLFNRIGEHKYRSLKRQFTAPAANFRQYRKVTASFDEAFQSVKHSELVPTHEISAAIQPDGEREWLSRKGGQHVSVSSEAFDFEEMMTHLSGLIVPKEAITETVKEAAAKLAFVYNITPMEMSKRIERAFVEGGGALEIERLRKEVEQWYAFENDNTLPSLSFRTQPLNHQTMANKVPQTEEEKIIRAFETYSPAELLEQIAGGAKPALSDLRIVESIMFEQKLPPGVVNVLIDYVMTTNDMKLNRNYVEKIASHWARKKVNTVEQAMALARSEHRKYQDWVRQKRPSTGGASRKPKRSGPLPKWMTENKKETDNERPNWDSLREQLEKELKQL